AAGTTATCTGGAAAAAGGCGGGAATGTCGCGGTTATCTCCGACGCGGGAACGAAAGACCACAAGGGTTCTTTTCTCGAAGAAGGCGTATTTAGAGAAATACTCTCGCTGAACAACATCACATATAAAGAGAATAAAAAAAGTTTTACTTACGGATACCTGCAGATAGAAAAAAACTCCATGGACTTTCTTGACATTCCACCGGGCAAAACTCTGGGAAGAAACCTTTTGGGAGCTTACTCCTATGGGAAGCTCAAGTATCCTATCGCGAGAGTGAAAAACGAAGGAGTCCGCAAAAGTGATGTGTGCGCATGGGCAGTGACGAAGAGTGGATTCAAGTCCCCGGGTATCGTTTTCAAGAATTACGGCAAAGGGAAAGTAATGTACACCTGTCTTCCGTTGGGCTATCTCAAAGCAAACGCCGATGACTTCCCTTTGAGAAAATTATTGAGAGCATTCCTGTTCAAAGCAGTCAAGATCCCACACCTTTTGAATACGCCCGAAGGGAAAGGGGGTCTTGTGGTGAATTGGCACATAGATTCGAGTATAGATTGGAAAAGCATCCCGTATTTGATTCAAAATGGAGATATCAGAAAAGATGTCAAATGCTCCTTCCACATCACTGCGGGAGATTTCAGGGATGCGCCCGGCGACCGCCTGGGTTTCGACGCGCATGGGAAAGGGAGAGAATTTGTCTTGAATCTTTTGGAGTATGGAGTTGTGGGTTCCCACGGCGGGTGGGGGCACAACTGGTTCGCGGAAAACGTCCAAAAGAAGGTGTTCTCAGAGAAAGATATCTACAAATACATAAGGAAAAATAATGATTGCCTGGAACTTGTAACAGGTTACAGGCCTCGAGAATACTCCGCCCCCAATGGAGTGCATCCGCAACCTGTAACAACACGAGTGCTGGAAAAGCTTGGATTCACCTGTTACTACTACACTGGAGACAATGGCTCTTCGCCAAATAGAACCTTCATTGACGAGCGCGTGATTTCAAAATCCATTATTGCCTTCCCTATTTCAAGCCTCGGGAAGTACGCTTCACTGGGCGATATGCACAAGATGAATGTCTCCGAACAGAAAGTGTCTTCCTGGCTCAAGTCCATCATAGACTATGCCGTAAAAACCAGGAGCGTGAAACTCGTCTATTCACACCCATATGATATTGGCAACTACCCGAACGCGTTCAAGGAATTCATGGACTACGCGGAAAGCGCGCAACAAAACGGGCTTTTGAAGATACAGCCCATGTCTTACTTCGCGGATTTTACCCGGCGCTTCTTGAAAACCAAATTTACCTGCGACACGTCAAAAAGGAAAATAACTCTGACAAATCCTCAGGGACTTTCTGATACAATTCTCGCCTTGCCAGGGAACATGACAACGGGACATCTGCAAGAAGGGATAAGCGCTTCCTCCGACGGCAACTACAACTACGTCATCTTTTCCGGGGATTTCAAGAAAACAAAGGCAAGCATACCGTTTTCCAACAAACGTCAGAAAGTGACCGGGCACTGATTGCCGGCTCGCAGCCTCCTTTGTCATCAGTCACCGTTCCTTTAGAATATGGCATTCTATGCCACTTCTTCTGATTGACGCTTCACCGGGGTTCGCCTGGAAACGGTTCCAGGTCTTACGTTCCCTCATGCGTCCGTTTATACTCTCCGCCGAACTGGCGGCGAGTGGCCACACAAAGGCTTGGCTATCACCTCTGACAGGCTGAACTCATCATAGCAGGCGCCTACGACACTTAATCTCCCCTGTTCTGAGTTGAGCGCGGTACGGGTTTCCATGTCCGCGTATGTTTTTCCATATAATCCTTAACTGTTAGCAACCCCCTGTTTCAGGTTTTGTGGTAGGATTGCTCCTGTTGTGTCCGCGAAGAGTCAGAAAAGGAGGTTAGGCTGAGCTCGGTTGTCAAAAAGAGGCGCAAGAAAATGCGCAAGAAAAAACATAAGAAGCAACTCAAGAAGAACCGTCACAAGAACAAGTAGCAGTAAGCGGACAGGCGGCCTGAGAGGCCGCCCTCAGCCCTCTTGAGCCGCGTCTCTCCGGCGCGGCGCGATTTTGTCTGACCACGGGCATGGCCTTGAGAGACCGCCCTCAATCTGTATTTTCGGAACAGTCCCACATGGCGCACGGACGCGCCACCACCTAAGATGAAAATGTCTCAGGGTAGTCCGTGCCCCCTCGCCCCTTAGGGGAGAGGGTTGGGGTGAGGAACACCGACGAAGGCTCCAGCGAATGTCCCTCCGTCTACAGTCCTCTCATCGGAAAGGACGGCCTGCTGTACGCGGCCACCACCAACTCACGAATC
This sequence is a window from Candidatus Anoxymicrobium japonicum. Protein-coding genes within it:
- a CDS encoding AURKAIP1/COX24 domain-containing protein, with product MSSVVKKRRKKMRKKKHKKQLKKNRHKNK